A genome region from Phocoena sinus isolate mPhoSin1 chromosome 16, mPhoSin1.pri, whole genome shotgun sequence includes the following:
- the LOC116741283 gene encoding proline-rich protein HaeIII subfamily 1-like, giving the protein MPVTAPGARNVRPPRSTPACSGGSRRLQRVAPEGRRPEDATALSRAPGPGPRTAPPAQGCRGRSPRPDSGPCSRPDPDSHRAEVALPPQPRPGCRSPSDLQAKGRQVRRGAARHIPAGPAARPTAASITSTARGSAGLQSHRAPSLGRRPPGLRPPGPTNRARAAPPPRNALRRREPHEVRPRLWARPRCLTPASAHFWHRPRPLASLSQATPPTSGPAPFH; this is encoded by the coding sequence ATGCCTGTCACAGCCCCAGGGGCGAGGAACGTCCGACCTCCCCGCTCCACGCCTGCCTGCTCAGGTGGCTCGCGGAGACTCCAGAGGGTCGCTCCGGAGGGCAGGAGGCCGGAGGACGCCACGGCCCTATCCCGGGCGCCCGGACCTGGGCCCCGGACCGCGccccctgcccagggctgccGCGGGCGCTCGCCCCGCCCCGACTCCGGCCCCTGCTCCCGCCCCGACCCCGACTCTCACCGTGCGGAGGTCGCGCTGCCTCCTCAGCCGCGGCCCGGCTGCCGGTCGCCCAGCGACCTACAGGCCAAAGGACGGCAGGTGAGGCGAGGGGCCGCCCGTCACATCCCCGCTGGCCCAGCCGCCCGACCCACAGCAGCCAGCATCACGTCCACGGCCCGAGGGAGCGCTGGACTCCAGAGCCACCGCGCCCCCTCCCTCGGCCGGCGCCCGCCTGGACTCCGCCCTCCGGGGCCCACGAACCGCGCGCGCGCAGCCCCGCCCCCCCGGAACGCCCTGCGCAGGCGCGAGCCTCACGAGGTTAGGCCCCGCCTTTGGGCCCGCCCCCGCTGCCTGACTCcggcttctgcccatttctggcaCCGCCCCCGCCCTCTCGCCAGCCTTTCCCAGGCTACACCCCCCACTTCAGGACCCGCCCCCTTCCACTGA